In the Styela clava chromosome 8, kaStyClav1.hap1.2, whole genome shotgun sequence genome, one interval contains:
- the LOC120346411 gene encoding uncharacterized protein LOC120346411: MNEIRITPNLGNTTNEDPVTVVQTQTEASNHEIGCLGSHNRNTRQSLSRRSVRRAQAVNFLLYGITLMIPGISMIIVYFVVFRIPSGNLQWSPADAFVITGAILVGFSIVAEVIGLWQFCMSRYEPDEPPRDMTIRNNQYSDSPPSYDRIAIDLPDLVMVSVPHSSAGSPPSFESCFPKGKPLPGLENIAYDSAQTDDEELPPPPAYSDTAKNNKFANKDSPVIINEHAGSVKYVTSENSNS, from the exons ATGAATGAAATACGAATTACACCAAACTTGGGAAATACAACAAACGAAGATCCAGTCACTGTAGTACAGACTCAAACGGAAGCTTCAAATCACGAAATCGGATGTCTAGGTAGTCATAATAGAAACACAAGACAATCGTTATCGAGAAGATCTGTGCGACGAGCACAAGCTGTCAACTTTTTGCTATACGGCATAACGTTAATGATACCTGGTATTTCTATGATAATCGTCTATTTCGTAGTCTTCAGAATACCGTCTGGAAATTTACAGTGGTCTCCAGCAGACGCTTTTGTCATAACCGGAGCTATTTTAGTCGGATTCA GTATTGTGGCGGAGGTAATTGGTTTATGGCAATTTTGCATGTCAAGGTACGAGCCCGACGAACCACCAAGGGATATGACGATACGAAATAATCAGTATAGCGACTCTCCTCCATCGTATGATAGAATAGCAATAGACTTGCCTGATTTAGTCATGGTTTCTGTCCCACATTCTTCAGCAGGAAGTCCACCATCTTTTGAATCTTGCTTTCCAAAAGGCAAACCGCTTCCTGGCTTAGAAAATATAGCGTATGACAGTGCACAAACTGACGACGAAGAGCTTCCTCCGCCTCCAGCTTACAGTGATACAGCGAAGAACAATAAATTTGCAAACAAAGATTCACCAG